Proteins co-encoded in one Campylobacter jejuni genomic window:
- a CDS encoding PhoX family protein yields MERRLFLKGSALGSMVAFFASSNLSAAMLKDKDLLGFKAVSASTQDKVIVPQGYEAKVLISWGDPLFSKAKPYDESKIIDMNAVKNAHLVFGDNDDGMSFFPLSKNRGILAVNNEYINPEIMFNHHGKNLSKEDVLYEQASVGVSILEIEKKGDDWIVVLDSKYNRRIDANTKMQVSGAAKKEVLKNEKFVHGTFANCANGQTPWGTYITCEENFDDFFGSSDENLEFNDAFKRYGFNKTSLYGWEKFDERFDLAKNIDEANRFGWIVEINPFDAKSTPVKRTSLGRFKHENAEIIVEKDGSVIVYMGDDEMNEFIYKFVSKHKYKKGADTSKILDEGTLYVGQFNGNVGDFKGQGKWIALEYGKNGLDEKNGFKSQAQVLINTRLAASIVGATPMDRCEWIASHRQSGSKEVFATLTNNKNCQKPNAANPRTKNVYGQILKWMPKNSHKDDDFTWEIFALAGNPDNQQGLYKGSNNITSENKFNSPDGLKFDRDGRLWIQTDGSYSNKDEYEGMGNNCMLAANPKTGEIRRFLTGPIACELTGIAFSEDYTTMFVGIQHPGEGLKGSTFPYGKTPRSSVMMIRKLDGGVIGS; encoded by the coding sequence ATGGAAAGAAGATTGTTTTTAAAAGGTTCAGCTTTAGGTTCTATGGTGGCTTTTTTTGCAAGTTCAAATTTAAGTGCTGCTATGCTTAAGGATAAGGATTTGCTAGGTTTTAAAGCTGTTAGTGCAAGCACGCAAGATAAAGTTATAGTACCACAAGGTTATGAAGCAAAGGTTTTAATTTCTTGGGGTGATCCACTTTTTAGTAAAGCAAAACCTTATGATGAAAGTAAAATCATCGATATGAATGCAGTTAAAAATGCTCATTTGGTTTTTGGAGATAACGATGATGGTATGAGTTTTTTTCCACTTTCAAAAAACAGAGGAATTTTAGCCGTTAATAATGAATATATAAATCCTGAAATCATGTTTAATCATCATGGTAAAAATTTAAGCAAAGAAGATGTTTTATACGAGCAAGCTAGTGTGGGTGTGAGTATCTTAGAAATCGAAAAAAAGGGTGATGATTGGATCGTGGTTTTAGACTCTAAGTATAACCGCAGAATCGATGCAAACACTAAAATGCAAGTAAGTGGAGCAGCTAAAAAAGAAGTTTTAAAAAATGAAAAATTTGTTCATGGAACTTTTGCAAATTGTGCAAATGGACAAACACCTTGGGGAACTTATATCACCTGTGAAGAAAATTTTGACGATTTTTTTGGAAGTTCAGATGAAAATCTAGAATTTAATGATGCCTTTAAGCGCTATGGATTTAACAAAACTAGTCTTTATGGATGGGAAAAATTTGATGAAAGATTCGATTTAGCTAAAAATATCGATGAAGCCAATCGTTTTGGTTGGATAGTGGAAATCAATCCTTTTGATGCAAAAAGCACACCTGTTAAAAGAACTTCTTTAGGGCGTTTTAAACATGAAAATGCAGAAATTATCGTAGAAAAAGATGGTTCTGTTATAGTTTATATGGGTGATGATGAGATGAATGAATTTATTTATAAATTTGTTAGCAAACACAAATACAAAAAAGGTGCTGATACAAGTAAAATTTTAGATGAAGGCACTTTGTATGTAGGACAGTTTAACGGCAATGTGGGAGATTTTAAAGGACAGGGAAAATGGATAGCCTTAGAATATGGCAAAAACGGCCTAGATGAAAAAAATGGTTTTAAGTCTCAAGCTCAAGTACTCATCAATACGCGTCTTGCCGCAAGCATTGTAGGTGCAACTCCCATGGATAGATGTGAATGGATAGCAAGCCATAGACAAAGTGGTTCTAAAGAAGTATTTGCAACACTAACGAACAACAAAAATTGCCAAAAACCTAATGCAGCAAATCCAAGAACTAAAAATGTTTATGGACAAATTTTAAAATGGATGCCAAAAAATTCTCATAAAGACGATGATTTTACTTGGGAAATTTTTGCTCTTGCTGGAAATCCTGATAACCAACAAGGCTTATATAAAGGCTCAAATAATATTACAAGTGAAAATAAATTTAATTCTCCTGATGGACTTAAATTTGATAGAGATGGAAGACTTTGGATACAAACAGATGGATCTTATTCTAATAAAGATGAATACGAAGGCATGGGAAATAACTGCATGCTAGCAGCAAATCCAAAAACAGGGGAAATCAGACGCTTTTTAACAGGACCTATTGCTTGTGAATTAACAGGGATTGCTTTTAGTGAGGATTATACTACAATGTTTGTAGGCATACAACATCCAGGAGAAGGTTTAAAAGGTAGTACTTTTCCTTATGGAAAAACGCCAAGATCGAGTGTAATGATGATAAGAAAACTTGATGGTGGAGTGATAGGAAGCTAA
- the trxB gene encoding thioredoxin-disulfide reductase — MLDVAIIGGGPAGLSAGLYATRGGLKNVVMFEKGMPGGQITSSSEIENYPGVAQVMDGISFMAPWNEQCMRFGLKHEMVGVEQILKNSDGSFTIKLEGGKTELTKAVIVCTGSAPKRAGFKGEDEFFGKGVSTCATCDGFFYKNKEVAVLGGGDTALEEALYLANICSKVYLIHRRDEFRAAPSTVEKVKKNEKIELITSASVDEVYGDKMGVTGVKVKLKDGSIRDLNVPGIFTFVGLNVRNEILKQDDGKFLCNMEEGGQVSVDLKMQTSVAGLFAAGDLRKDAPKQVICAAGDGAVAALSAMAYIESLH, encoded by the coding sequence ATGTTAGATGTAGCAATCATAGGTGGAGGTCCTGCTGGACTTAGTGCCGGACTTTATGCAACTAGAGGTGGTCTTAAGAATGTAGTAATGTTTGAAAAAGGTATGCCTGGTGGACAAATTACCTCAAGTTCTGAAATAGAGAATTATCCAGGTGTAGCCCAAGTTATGGATGGAATTTCTTTTATGGCTCCTTGGAATGAACAATGTATGCGTTTTGGTTTAAAACATGAAATGGTTGGAGTAGAACAAATTTTAAAAAATAGTGATGGAAGTTTTACCATCAAATTAGAAGGTGGTAAAACAGAACTTACTAAAGCTGTGATAGTTTGCACAGGCTCAGCTCCAAAAAGAGCAGGTTTTAAGGGCGAAGATGAATTTTTTGGAAAAGGTGTAAGTACTTGTGCAACTTGTGATGGATTTTTTTATAAAAATAAAGAAGTTGCAGTTTTAGGTGGTGGAGATACGGCTTTAGAAGAAGCCTTGTATCTAGCAAATATTTGTTCTAAGGTTTATCTTATCCACCGCAGAGATGAGTTTAGAGCGGCTCCATCTACAGTAGAAAAAGTTAAGAAAAATGAAAAAATAGAACTTATTACTAGTGCAAGTGTAGATGAAGTATATGGTGATAAAATGGGTGTTACTGGGGTAAAAGTAAAATTAAAAGATGGTAGTATTAGAGATTTAAATGTTCCAGGAATTTTTACTTTTGTTGGTCTTAATGTAAGAAATGAAATTTTAAAACAAGACGATGGTAAGTTTTTATGCAATATGGAAGAAGGTGGGCAAGTAAGTGTTGATCTTAAAATGCAAACTAGTGTTGCTGGACTTTTTGCCGCAGGAGATCTTAGAAAAGATGCACCTAAGCAAGTGATTTGTGCTGCAGGTGATGGAGCTGTAGCTGCATTAAGTGCTATGGCTTATATAGAAAGCTTGCATTAA
- the trxA gene encoding thioredoxin — MGKYIELTSDNFAQAKEGVALVDFWAPWCGPCRMLAPVIDELANDFDGKAKICKVNTDEQGDLAAEFGVRSIPTLIFFKNGEVVDQLVGAQSKQAISDKLNSLL, encoded by the coding sequence ATGGGAAAATATATTGAATTAACAAGTGATAATTTTGCTCAAGCAAAAGAAGGTGTAGCTTTAGTTGATTTTTGGGCTCCATGGTGCGGACCTTGTAGAATGCTTGCTCCGGTTATTGATGAACTTGCAAATGACTTCGATGGTAAAGCTAAAATTTGCAAAGTAAATACAGATGAACAAGGTGATTTAGCAGCTGAATTTGGTGTTCGCTCTATTCCTACGCTTATTTTCTTTAAAAATGGTGAAGTTGTAGATCAACTAGTTGGTGCACAATCTAAACAAGCAATTAGTGATAAACTAAACTCTTTACTATAA
- a CDS encoding YraN family protein: MGLKAYLDGILGEDKACKFLKKQGFEILKRNFHSKFGEIDIIAKKDEILHFIEVKFTQNDYEVSERLDRKKLEKILKTIEFYHLKNGISSDFQIDLICIKNDVIQFCENISF; encoded by the coding sequence ATGGGTTTAAAAGCTTATTTAGATGGAATTTTAGGTGAAGATAAGGCTTGTAAATTTTTAAAAAAACAGGGCTTTGAAATTTTAAAAAGAAATTTCCATTCTAAATTTGGAGAAATCGATATAATAGCCAAAAAAGATGAAATTTTACATTTTATAGAGGTTAAATTTACTCAAAATGATTATGAAGTTTCCGAGCGTTTGGATAGAAAAAAACTTGAAAAAATTTTAAAAACTATAGAATTTTATCATCTTAAAAATGGAATTTCATCGGATTTTCAGATTGATCTGATTTGCATTAAAAATGATGTGATACAATTTTGCGAAAATATAAGTTTTTAA
- the hom gene encoding homoserine dehydrogenase, which translates to MKVAILGYGTVGSAVVKFLLENNKLIRARCGQSITPVIALARSPKKNALIPITHSVAEILNADVDVFVELMGGVDEAFKIVSEILKKKKAVVTANKAMLAYHRYELENLAKNLAFGYEASVAGGIPIIKVLKEGLSANNILAIKGILNGTSNYILSSMSQKNMSFEQALQIAQNLGYAEADPTFDIEGQDAAHKLLVLSSIAYNLKAKPEDILIEGISEIAPEDMYFANEFEFTIKLLGIAKVRENKVELRVHPTMIDKEKMLAKVDGVMNAISINGDLLGESLYYGAGAGGEATASAVISDLMDIARDQVKAPMLGFVNTLEYELLSKDEIYTKYYLRVKVEDKIGVLSKITQLMSENNISIDSFLQKPKKNDENYSTLFFTTHLTYEKSIQNLLEILRKQDFIKTKPFMMRIE; encoded by the coding sequence ATGAAAGTAGCGATTCTTGGTTATGGCACTGTTGGAAGTGCTGTGGTTAAATTTCTTTTAGAAAATAATAAACTCATTCGTGCAAGGTGCGGTCAAAGCATAACTCCTGTGATCGCTCTTGCTAGAAGTCCTAAAAAAAATGCTTTAATTCCAATTACTCATAGCGTTGCAGAAATTTTAAATGCTGATGTAGATGTTTTTGTAGAATTAATGGGTGGGGTGGATGAAGCTTTTAAAATAGTGAGTGAAATTTTAAAAAAGAAAAAAGCTGTTGTTACTGCAAATAAAGCTATGCTTGCTTATCATCGTTATGAACTTGAAAATTTGGCTAAAAATTTAGCCTTTGGTTATGAAGCAAGTGTGGCTGGAGGAATTCCTATTATAAAGGTTTTAAAAGAAGGTTTAAGTGCAAATAATATTTTGGCTATAAAAGGGATTTTAAATGGTACGAGTAATTATATTTTAAGTTCTATGAGTCAAAAAAATATGAGTTTTGAACAAGCTTTGCAAATAGCTCAAAATTTAGGTTATGCAGAAGCTGATCCAACTTTTGATATAGAAGGGCAAGATGCAGCACATAAACTGCTTGTTTTATCAAGTATCGCTTATAATCTTAAAGCTAAACCTGAAGATATTTTGATCGAGGGTATTAGCGAAATTGCGCCTGAAGATATGTATTTTGCTAATGAGTTTGAATTTACTATAAAACTTTTAGGTATAGCTAAGGTGCGTGAAAATAAAGTAGAATTAAGAGTGCATCCTACTATGATAGATAAAGAAAAAATGCTTGCAAAAGTTGATGGAGTGATGAATGCTATAAGCATTAATGGAGATTTGTTGGGTGAAAGTTTGTATTATGGAGCAGGAGCAGGAGGAGAGGCCACTGCAAGTGCTGTGATTTCAGATCTTATGGATATAGCAAGAGATCAGGTAAAAGCACCAATGCTTGGTTTTGTGAACACTTTAGAATACGAGCTTTTAAGCAAAGATGAAATTTATACAAAATATTATTTAAGGGTGAAAGTTGAAGATAAAATAGGGGTTTTATCTAAAATCACACAATTGATGAGTGAAAATAATATTTCTATCGATAGTTTCTTACAAAAACCTAAAAAAAATGATGAAAATTACAGTACTTTGTTTTTTACTACGCATTTAACTTATGAAAAAAGCATACAAAATTTGCTTGAAATTTTACGCAAACAAGATTTTATAAAAACCAAACCTTTTATGATGCGTATAGAATAA
- a CDS encoding LL-diaminopimelate aminotransferase, which produces MFDEIRFNTIERLPNYVFAEVNAIKMAARRAGEDIIDFSMGNPDGKTPQHIIDKLCESANKDKTSGYSTSMGIYKLRLAICNWYKRKYNVNLDPENEVVATMGSKEGFVNLARAIINPGDVAIVPTPAYPIHTQAFIIAGGNVAKMSLAYNEKFELDENQFFENLHKTLNESIPRPKYIVVNFPHNPTTVTCEKSFYERLITMAKKERFYIISDIAYADLTYDDYKTPSILEIEGAKDVAVETYTLSKSYNMAGWRVGFVVGNKRLVSALKKIKSWFDYGMYTPIQVAATIALDGDQTCVDEIRATYDKRMHILLEAFENAGWKLQKPRASMFVWAKLPESKRHLKSLEFSKQLLQRASVAVSPGVGFGEAGDEYVRIALIENENRIRQAARNIKKYLKE; this is translated from the coding sequence ATGTTTGATGAAATCCGTTTTAATACCATAGAAAGACTTCCAAATTATGTTTTCGCAGAAGTAAATGCGATAAAAATGGCAGCAAGACGTGCTGGAGAGGATATCATCGACTTTTCAATGGGAAATCCCGATGGTAAAACTCCACAACACATTATAGATAAACTTTGTGAAAGTGCTAACAAAGATAAAACCTCGGGATATTCTACATCCATGGGGATTTATAAACTTCGCTTAGCAATTTGCAATTGGTATAAAAGAAAATATAATGTCAATTTAGATCCTGAAAATGAAGTTGTAGCTACCATGGGTTCAAAAGAGGGTTTTGTAAATCTTGCAAGAGCAATTATAAATCCTGGAGATGTTGCTATTGTGCCAACTCCTGCTTATCCTATACATACTCAAGCTTTTATTATAGCAGGAGGTAATGTAGCAAAAATGTCTTTAGCTTATAATGAAAAATTTGAGCTTGATGAAAATCAATTTTTTGAAAATTTACATAAAACTTTAAATGAAAGCATCCCGCGTCCAAAATATATCGTTGTTAATTTCCCGCATAATCCAACAACAGTAACTTGTGAGAAAAGTTTTTATGAAAGATTGATAACAATGGCAAAAAAAGAAAGATTTTATATTATTTCAGATATTGCTTATGCAGATTTAACTTATGATGACTATAAAACTCCTTCTATTTTGGAAATTGAAGGCGCAAAAGATGTAGCGGTAGAAACTTACACTCTTTCAAAATCTTACAATATGGCAGGCTGGCGTGTGGGTTTTGTAGTAGGAAATAAACGCTTAGTCAGTGCGCTTAAAAAAATAAAATCTTGGTTTGATTATGGTATGTACACACCTATTCAAGTAGCAGCTACCATAGCTTTAGATGGAGATCAAACTTGTGTGGATGAAATCCGTGCAACTTATGATAAAAGAATGCACATTTTACTTGAAGCTTTTGAAAATGCAGGCTGGAAACTTCAAAAACCAAGAGCAAGTATGTTTGTTTGGGCAAAACTCCCTGAAAGCAAAAGACATTTAAAAAGTTTAGAATTTTCAAAGCAACTTTTACAGCGTGCCAGTGTTGCAGTAAGTCCTGGGGTAGGTTTTGGCGAAGCAGGTGATGAGTATGTAAGAATTGCTTTAATTGAAAATGAAAATCGCATACGCCAAGCTGCACGCAATATCAAAAAATATTTAAAAGAGTAA
- a CDS encoding membrane protein yields MLNWKKIQELNLKEVAAKTQIELDFLEALVEKNFAVLSRFNVKGFVKILSREYELDFSDFNEEYEAYLNENNPTPQTKSKMITPKLDAYSQKSFNTWPFLIVLIVLVIIGSGIYYFDTLKTFFKDEQNNTSATVIDIIGQAQENLKSLGGNNVVVIDNNKAQETNQTESVLPSQNISLQENDKNISIENNISENNTTLLDEEKNTQIQEDTNTPKTDSLKEAHFKTSTKIWIGLIDLKSLKKTSFVKEKDFNISLDKDQLILTGAAALTMFDQENKEQKFPAGISKRFLIKDGKITSISAAEFVKLNKGKEW; encoded by the coding sequence ATGCTTAATTGGAAAAAAATACAAGAATTAAATTTAAAAGAAGTTGCAGCAAAAACGCAAATTGAACTTGATTTTCTTGAAGCTTTAGTAGAAAAGAATTTTGCTGTTTTAAGTCGTTTTAATGTTAAAGGTTTTGTTAAAATTTTGAGCAGAGAATACGAACTCGACTTTAGTGATTTTAACGAAGAGTATGAAGCTTATCTTAACGAAAACAATCCTACTCCACAAACAAAATCAAAAATGATAACCCCAAAACTAGATGCTTATAGTCAAAAATCCTTTAACACTTGGCCTTTTTTGATTGTTCTTATTGTTTTAGTGATTATAGGAAGTGGAATTTATTATTTTGATACACTTAAAACTTTTTTCAAAGATGAACAAAATAATACTAGTGCAACAGTTATAGATATCATAGGACAAGCACAAGAAAATTTAAAATCTTTAGGTGGAAACAATGTTGTTGTTATAGACAACAATAAAGCACAAGAAACAAATCAAACAGAGAGCGTTTTACCAAGCCAAAACATCTCATTACAAGAAAATGATAAAAACATAAGCATAGAAAATAATATCAGTGAAAATAACACAACCCTACTCGATGAAGAAAAAAATACCCAAATCCAAGAAGACACAAATACACCAAAAACTGATTCTTTAAAAGAAGCACATTTTAAAACCTCTACCAAGATTTGGATAGGTTTAATAGATTTAAAAAGTCTTAAAAAAACAAGCTTTGTTAAAGAAAAAGATTTTAATATTTCTTTAGATAAAGATCAGTTAATTTTAACAGGGGCTGCAGCTTTAACAATGTTTGATCAAGAAAATAAAGAACAAAAATTTCCTGCAGGAATTTCAAAACGTTTCTTGATTAAAGATGGAAAAATTACAAGTATTTCAGCTGCTGAATTTGTAAAATTAAATAAAGGTAAAGAATGGTAA
- the rlmB gene encoding 23S rRNA (guanosine(2251)-2'-O)-methyltransferase RlmB, translated as MIVYGKQIFFYILEYHKDCINELYLAKECDKTTFSKIAKSGFKIKKLDFKTAQAYAKGGNHQGFLLDIKESSFANLNEIKKNDFIVMLYGISDVGNIGAITRTAYALGVGALIFIGEKLAMEGVIRTSSGAALDLPIVISNDALSVINELKQVGFYFYASDGSGKEIHSVKISNGKKVLVLGSEGFGLSSKIVKKCDECVGIAMKNNFDSLNVSAAFAILCDRMLNA; from the coding sequence ATGATAGTTTATGGGAAGCAAATATTTTTTTATATTTTAGAATATCATAAAGACTGTATCAATGAGCTTTATTTAGCAAAAGAATGTGATAAAACTACTTTTTCCAAAATCGCAAAATCAGGTTTTAAAATCAAAAAACTTGATTTTAAAACTGCTCAAGCTTATGCGAAAGGTGGAAATCATCAAGGTTTTTTGCTAGATATTAAAGAAAGTTCTTTTGCGAATTTAAATGAGATCAAAAAAAATGATTTTATTGTTATGCTTTATGGAATTAGCGATGTAGGAAATATAGGGGCTATCACGCGTACAGCTTATGCTTTAGGGGTTGGGGCTTTAATTTTTATTGGTGAAAAATTAGCCATGGAAGGAGTAATTCGCACAAGCAGCGGAGCGGCTCTTGATTTACCTATTGTGATAAGCAACGATGCTTTAAGTGTAATAAATGAACTAAAACAAGTAGGTTTTTATTTTTATGCGAGTGATGGCTCGGGAAAAGAAATTCACAGTGTAAAAATAAGCAATGGTAAAAAAGTTTTAGTTTTGGGTAGTGAGGGTTTTGGTTTAAGCTCTAAAATTGTAAAAAAATGCGATGAATGTGTGGGCATTGCGATGAAAAATAATTTTGATAGTCTTAATGTCAGCGCTGCTTTTGCAATACTTTGTGATAGGATGTTAAATGCTTAA
- the rsmI gene encoding 16S rRNA (cytidine(1402)-2'-O)-methyltransferase: MLYFIPTPIGNLSDISFRALELLKTCDLVFCEDTRVSKSLISLLNTKFHTDIHISKFIALHSHNEKEVLASIDLKIFEKNVAYLSDAGMPGISDPGKALVEFAQENNITYEILPGANAALVALVSSAFCQKEFIFIGFLANKGKERQKDIEKILNLPYPSIIYESPKRILSLVEQIMILDSQREIFLIKEISKKFEKKFKGNAKELFEILKKSNLNGEWVVVLQSKEQNFLQNTLCEKDIMDLELSLKAKAKLLSKINGKNAKEIYQKLLLSQD, encoded by the coding sequence ATGCTTTATTTTATTCCTACTCCCATAGGAAATTTAAGCGATATTTCTTTTAGAGCCTTAGAACTTTTAAAGACTTGCGATCTTGTGTTTTGCGAAGATACAAGAGTAAGTAAGTCTTTGATTTCGTTATTAAATACCAAATTTCACACTGATATACATATTTCTAAATTTATAGCCTTACACTCCCATAATGAAAAAGAAGTTTTAGCAAGTATTGATTTAAAGATATTTGAAAAAAATGTAGCTTATTTAAGCGATGCAGGAATGCCAGGGATTAGTGATCCTGGCAAGGCTTTGGTAGAATTTGCACAAGAAAATAATATCACCTATGAAATTTTACCAGGTGCAAATGCAGCCTTAGTTGCTCTTGTAAGCTCAGCATTTTGTCAAAAAGAATTTATCTTTATTGGTTTTTTAGCAAATAAAGGTAAAGAAAGACAAAAAGACATAGAAAAAATTTTAAACCTTCCTTATCCAAGTATTATTTACGAATCCCCTAAGCGTATTTTATCTTTAGTAGAACAAATTATGATTCTAGATAGCCAAAGAGAAATTTTTTTGATTAAAGAAATCAGTAAAAAATTTGAAAAAAAATTTAAAGGCAATGCTAAAGAGCTTTTTGAAATTTTAAAAAAGTCTAATTTAAACGGTGAATGGGTTGTAGTACTGCAATCAAAAGAGCAAAATTTTTTGCAAAATACTCTTTGTGAAAAAGATATTATGGATTTAGAGCTGTCTTTAAAAGCAAAAGCAAAATTATTATCAAAGATCAATGGAAAAAATGCAAAAGAAATTTATCAAAAACTGCTTTTAAGTCAAGATTAG
- the rpmE gene encoding 50S ribosomal protein L31, with translation MKKEIHPEYVECKVSCACGNTFTTKSNKAELRVDICSNCHPFFTGSEKIVDAAGRVEKFKKKYAMQ, from the coding sequence ATGAAAAAAGAAATTCACCCAGAATACGTAGAATGCAAAGTAAGTTGTGCTTGTGGAAATACTTTTACAACAAAGTCAAACAAAGCAGAATTAAGAGTAGATATTTGTTCAAATTGCCATCCTTTTTTTACAGGCAGTGAAAAAATTGTAGATGCTGCAGGTCGTGTAGAAAAATTTAAGAAAAAATACGCAATGCAATAA
- a CDS encoding 16S rRNA (uracil(1498)-N(3))-methyltransferase yields MQFLYNKQAGEEFIQLQGENFNHLKVRRVKENSELNLRNLQDNFLYNYTITNLTRNSCTLKFLNKKSQNIKQSELNLALAIIDIKILEKTLPFLNELGVKKLHLVFTNFSQRNFKIDLERFEKIIISSCEQCGRNTKMDLIIHQSTQEFVQKFPNAIMVDFQGEQQSHFDEKELYFIGPEGGFNNDERLLFNRKISLKSSNILKSQTAIIAIASKILL; encoded by the coding sequence ATGCAATTTTTGTATAACAAGCAAGCTGGAGAAGAGTTTATACAACTTCAAGGTGAAAACTTTAACCATTTAAAAGTAAGAAGAGTAAAGGAAAATTCGGAGCTAAATCTTAGAAATTTACAAGATAATTTTCTTTACAACTATACAATCACAAATTTAACAAGAAATTCTTGCACTTTAAAATTTTTAAACAAAAAATCACAAAATATAAAACAAAGTGAATTAAACTTAGCCTTAGCCATTATAGATATTAAAATTTTAGAAAAAACTCTACCTTTCTTAAATGAACTTGGAGTAAAAAAGTTACATTTGGTTTTTACAAATTTTTCACAAAGAAATTTTAAAATCGATTTAGAAAGATTTGAAAAAATCATTATTTCTTCTTGTGAACAATGCGGTAGAAATACTAAAATGGATTTAATTATCCACCAAAGCACTCAAGAATTTGTTCAAAAATTTCCAAATGCAATTATGGTTGATTTTCAAGGAGAACAACAAAGTCATTTCGATGAAAAAGAATTATATTTTATAGGTCCTGAAGGTGGATTTAACAATGATGAGAGATTATTGTTTAACCGGAAAATCTCTCTTAAAAGCTCTAATATTCTAAAAAGTCAAACAGCTATTATAGCTATAGCTTCAAAAATTTTGCTTTAA
- a CDS encoding membrane protein, with product MDQSYEFFLALHLYSLYASGFLMLFYLILTQGNFKTEFIFIRRIRLFLPIYYLFLALIIFTGCLLSAMKQFQMNVNIWVMIFSWILIFALAIFHFVCFKKARRFRKYATFRWISCLILPFEIFLLFLPFLIERYL from the coding sequence ATGGATCAAAGTTACGAATTCTTTTTAGCTTTACATCTTTATAGTCTTTATGCGAGCGGTTTTTTAATGCTTTTTTATCTTATATTAACACAAGGAAATTTTAAAACCGAATTCATTTTTATTCGCAGAATACGATTGTTTTTACCAATTTATTATTTATTTTTAGCTTTGATTATTTTTACAGGTTGTTTGTTATCAGCAATGAAACAATTTCAAATGAATGTCAATATCTGGGTAATGATTTTTTCTTGGATCTTAATTTTTGCCTTAGCAATTTTTCACTTTGTTTGTTTTAAAAAAGCAAGAAGATTTAGAAAATATGCCACTTTTAGATGGATTAGTTGTTTGATTTTACCTTTTGAAATTTTTTTATTGTTTTTGCCTTTTTTAATAGAAAGATATCTATAA
- a CDS encoding c-type cytochrome produces the protein MQKAKILIALSFFLLVLSACSNDEKNISKTQNTDQEVVQIEQNDEKTELSDSNLPLPVDDEAQSSDDEHEANPTIINSLYKQKCATCHGEKGELKPKNSTAIKTLGNKIFIQKIKTIKDKNHSFLSDEQIQNLADFINKGK, from the coding sequence ATGCAAAAAGCTAAAATTTTAATTGCCTTAAGTTTTTTTTTATTAGTTTTATCTGCCTGTTCTAATGATGAAAAAAATATTTCCAAGACTCAAAATACAGATCAAGAAGTAGTTCAAATAGAACAAAACGATGAAAAAACAGAATTAAGTGACTCCAACCTGCCTTTACCTGTAGATGATGAAGCACAAAGTTCAGATGATGAACATGAAGCCAATCCTACTATTATCAACTCTTTATATAAACAAAAATGCGCCACTTGTCATGGAGAAAAAGGAGAATTAAAACCCAAAAACAGCACAGCCATTAAAACCTTGGGCAATAAAATTTTTATACAAAAAATAAAAACGATAAAAGATAAAAACCATAGTTTTTTAAGCGATGAACAAATTCAAAATTTAGCTGATTTTATAAACAAAGGAAAATAA